One window of Perca flavescens isolate YP-PL-M2 chromosome 6, PFLA_1.0, whole genome shotgun sequence genomic DNA carries:
- the styk1b gene encoding tyrosine-protein kinase STYK1b, which produces MSSLSGADVQCNNGDTICEIRVYEQEVIIVPILLLASFLVTLVFIILLRFCPEKVSRIRPQAKKSASRRGLHGIDAPPGINVLEHESIALDMPDSYSTFHPPNTNPSKNPSIFLESPSPPLSPPPQPFMPSFTPIVQPRELPRQRLPESFNLVTPMPVAFSLHSDSSVSLYRARMDNRNVVLRVLKDSADATERHNFLGFASFLSQLGPHPFLPELLGVVSLRAPLITVVEELENRDLLSFLWRCRQEHVNPPCEMTERRIFTLAKQVASALEFLHSKDLLHGSIRARSVLVTKDFTAKLWGLHGVHTRKNQGATQRDDSSMKKWQAPELLAKKPARQSSDIWSFGILLYEMATLGDAPYADISVNELLQFHQRGKSLKKPSNCSNTLYSIIKGCCQWKDQDRPTLAEVSHKIHSGEKSASDKVLKVSGTVNIEQYLKEAGYGEKNSYTVL; this is translated from the exons ATGTCTTCATTATCAGGCGCAGACGTCCAATGCAACAATGGAGATACTATCTGTG AGATCCGTGTGTACGAGCAGGAGGTGATCATTGTGCCCATCTTGCTGCTGGCCAGCTTCCTGGTCACTCTGGTCTTCATTATCCTGTTGCGCTTTTGTCCAGAGAAAGTCAGTCGCATCCGTCCACAGGCCAAAAAGTCGGCCTCCAGGAGAGGGCTGCATGGCATTGATG CTCCACCAGGTATCAATGTCCTGGAGCATGAAAGTATCGCTCTGGACATGCCCGATTCCTACTCCACCTTCCACCCCCCGAACACTAACCCCTCCAAAAACCCCTCCATATTTTTGGAATCACCCTCTCCCCCGCTCAGCCCCCCACCACAGCCCTTTATGCCCAGTTTCACTCCCATCGTCCAGCCCAGAGAGTTGCCCCGTCAGAGGCTGCCTGAGTCCTTCAACCTGGTCACCCCTATGCCTGTTGCCTTCTCCCTGCACTCCGACTCCTCTGTGTCCCTCTACAGGGCCCGAATGGATAACAGGAACGTGGTACTGCGAGTCCTAAAGG ACTCTGCTGATGCCACAGAAAGACACAACTTCCTGGGCTTTGCGTCCTTCCTGTCCCAGCTGGGACCACATCCCttcctgccagagcttcttggtGTGGTCTCACTTCGAGCTCCTCTGATTACAGTTGTGGAAGAGCTGGAGAACAGAGACCTGCTCAGCTTCCTGTGGCGATGCAGACag gaACATGTGAATCCTCCTTGTGAGATGACTGAGAGACGAATATTTACCTTGGCCAAACAGGTGGCCTCGGCTCTG GAGTTCCTTCACAGCAAAGATCTTCTCCACGGAAGCATTCGTGCCCGCAGTGTACTGGTCACCAAGGACTTCACTGCCAAGCTTTGGGGCCTGCATGGGGTCCACACAAGGAAGAACCAGGGAGCCACTCAGAGAGATGATTCCAGCATGAAGAAATGGCAGGCACCAGAGCTGTTAGCCAAGAAACCTGCCCGTCAGAGCAGCGACAT CTGGTCATTTGGCATCTTACTGTATGAAATGGCAACATTGG GTGACGCTCCATATGCAGACATCTCAGTAAATGAGCTTCTGCAGTTTCATCAACGAGGGAAAAGTCTAAAAAAACCTTCCAACTGTTCCAACACGCT ATACTCCATCATTAAGGGTTGTTGCCAGTGGAAGGATCAAGATCGACCCACTCTGGCTGAAGTGAGCCACAAGATCCACTCAGGAGAGAAAAGTGCCTCTGACAAAGTCCTCAAGGTGTCTGGGACAGTTAACATTGAGCAGTACCTGAAGGAAGCAGGATACGGGGAAAAGAACAGCTACACTGTTTTATGA
- the phc1 gene encoding polyhomeotic-like protein 1 isoform X3, which yields MDAGEDQNTGTTNGNPQTSGNSRAPQIAHMSLYERQAVQALQALQRQPNAAQYFQQLMLQQQINSAQLHNLAAVQQATLAASRQSNTPSNSMSQTTTTVSFVVNLSTTSAGGTMTNSRPHGPATPATTTALNQSVLLGGNSAGQGQMYLRVNRSLRAPLASQLIFMPGGTATVAQTQPQQQQQQQQQHEVAPTTAQSDNDQVQNLALHCASAPRAVAVKAELPERKDIARFPLGQQQQQQQTFAQTSQQQQVQPQQQQQMAKTNFTQQSNANTMTLKNVTPAASVAPSSTSSPALPLSQLLLSSSAAPMILVPTSNVPPTTQGYTIGPVTPKANVNTQTLVVQPLQQASTIAEKGPVPIQPKTAQGQRLPVQLPPRHPPPILPAPPSNTQHNTPHIPVQLVGARQGLTGNAQAVALALARSSTAQESTAGGNVNTVSNNSAMIKPAIGSLKRKSDSDAPNEMATESSDSTPMKDSAPPLSPAPTKDSAPPVAAAFSSPPTLSLPLPLSRVGHGDKDRAPVPQAVVKPQVLTHLIEGFVIQEGAEPFPVAGLLKDRDFALVGRSENGPQLLKCEYCGSLAPASQFRGSKRFCSNTCAKRYNVSCSQHFKTSRGRSGAGLATPPAPTESAARRRGPSRRSSSNITCNNISSRHLSVKCHSESSRSEDVSSDGEEEEDDSPSLSPSSSHSCSRAERSAPPSDSSAPGSLPLDGANFLSATPAQWSVEEVFRFISSLQGCEELAAQFLSQEIDGQALLLLREDHLISTMNIKLGPALKICASINILRE from the exons ATGGATGCAGGTGAAGACCAAAACACAGGCACCACCAATGGAAATCCTCAAACAAGCGGGAACTCTCGTGCACCCCAGATAGCCCACATGTCTCTATATGAGAGACAGGCTGTACAG gcTCTCCAAGCACTGCAAAGACAGCCAAATGCAGCTCAGTACTTCCAGCAGCTCATGTTGCAGCAGCAGATCAATAGTGCACAACTCCACAACTTGGCTGCTGTGCAACAG GCCACGCTTGCAGCCAGTCGTCAGTCCAATACCCCAAGTAACAGCATGTCCCAGACGACCACCACTGTAAGTTTTGTT GTCAACTTAAGCACCACATCTGCGGGAGGTACCATGACCAATTCCCGTCCTCACGGTCCAGCCACccctgcaacaacaacagctctcaaccaatcagtgcTGCTGGGTGGAAACTCTGCAGGACAAGGACAGATGTATCTTAGG GTCAACCGCTCTCTCAGGGCTCCCCTTGCCTCTCAGCTCATCTTCATGCCTGGTGGTACAGCAACAGTTGCCCAGACAcagccc cagcagcagcagcagcagcagcagcagcatgaagTCGCACCTACCACAGCCCAGTCTGACAATGATCAG gtGCAGAATCTGGCCTTACACTGTGCTTCCGCTCCTAGAGCAGTTGCTGTAAAGGCTGAGCTTCCAGAGAGGAAAGATATAGCTAGATTTCCTCTTggtcaacagcagcagcagcagcagacgtTTGCCCAGACATCTCAGCAGCAGCAAGTGCAaccacaacagcagcaacaaatgGCCAAAACCAACTTTACTCAGCAGTCCAATGCCAACACTATGACTCTAAAGAATGTTACTCCTGCTGCTTCTGTAGCTCCTTCCTCCACTTCCTCTCCAGCACTCCCTCTTTCCCAACTCCTCCTGTCCTCATCTGCTGCCCCCATGATCCTGGTGCCCACCTCAAATGTTCCTCCCACCACCCAGGGCTATACTATTGGCCCAGTGACCCCAAAAGCCAACGTTAATACGCAGACTCTGGTGGTGCAGCCCCTACAACAGGCCAGCACTATTGCAGAAAAAGGACCTGTGCCAATCCAGCCCAAGACAGCTCAAGGACAACGCTTACCTGTACAGCTGCCTCCTCGACACCCACCTCCCATTCTCCCAGCTCCACCTAGCAACACCCAGCACAACACTCCCCACATCCCTGTGCAGCTTGTGGGAGCCAGGCAGGGCTTAACAGGAAACGCACAGGCTGTGGCCCTGGCACTGGCACGAAGCAGCACGGCCCAGGAAAGTACAGCTGGCGGAAATGTTAACACAGTCTCCAACAACAGCGCTATG ATAAAGCCTGCTATTGGTTCTCTGAAGAGAAAATCTGACAGTGACGCGCCAAATGAGATGGCGACAGAATCTTCAGACTCTACACCCATGAAAGATTCTGCTCCCCCCTTATCCCCTGCCCCGACAAAGGACTCGG CTCCTCCTGTAGCAGCTGCCTTCTCATCCCCTCCCACCCTGTCCTTGCCTCTGCCCTTGTCAAGAGTCGGGCATGGGGACAAAGACAGAGCGCCTGTTCCCCAGGCAGTGGTCAAACCTCAAGTCCTCACCCACCTCATAGAGGGATTTGTCATCCAGGAGGGAGCTGAGCCCTTCCCT GTTGCTGGACTCCTCAAAGACAGAGATTTCGCCTTGGTTGGCCGCTCTGAAAATGGACCTCAAT TGTTAAAGTGTGAGTACTGTGGAAGCCTTGCCCCAGCCAGCCAGTTCAGAGGATCAAAGAGGTTCTGTTCAAATACTTGTGCCAAGAG GTATAATGTGAGCTGCAGCCAACACTTCAAGACAAGCAGAGGGAGGAGTGGGGCAGGGCTGGCAACGCCTCCAGCACCCACTGAGAGCGCCGCTAGGCGAAGAGGCCCCTCTCGCAGGAGCAGTTCTAATATCACCTGTAATAACATTTCAAGCAGGCATCTATCTGTTAAG TGTCACTCTGAGTCCAGTCGCTCGGAGGACGTATCCAGCGAcggggaagaagaggaggacgaTTCTCCTTCACTGTCCCCAAGCTCTTCACACTCCTGCTCTAGAGCTGAGCGTAGCGCTCCTCCGTCTGACAGCTCAGCTCCTGGTAGCCTCCCACTAGATGGGGCTAACTTTCTCTCAGCAACTCCTGCTCAGTGGAGTGTGGAAGAAGTCTTCAGATTTATCTCTTCACTTCAAG GCTGTGAAGAGTTGGCTGCCCAGTTTCTGTCACAGGAAATAGACGGGCAGGCTCTGCTGCTCCTGCGAGAGGACCATCTCATCTCCACCATGAATATCAAGCTGGGTCCTGCTCTCAAGATCTGTGCCTCCATCAACATCCTGCGTGAGTGA
- the phc1 gene encoding polyhomeotic-like protein 1 isoform X1 codes for MDAGEDQNTGTTNGNPQTSGNSRAPQIAHMSLYERQAVQALQALQRQPNAAQYFQQLMLQQQINSAQLHNLAAVQQATLAASRQSNTPSNSMSQTTTTVSFVVNLSTTSAGGTMTNSRPHGPATPATTTALNQSVLLGGNSAGQGQMYLRVNRSLRAPLASQLIFMPGGTATVAQTQPQQQQQQQQQQQQQHEVAPTTAQSDNDQVQNLALHCASAPRAVAVKAELPERKDIARFPLGQQQQQQQTFAQTSQQQQVQPQQQQQMAKTNFTQQSNANTMTLKNVTPAASVAPSSTSSPALPLSQLLLSSSAAPMILVPTSNVPPTTQGYTIGPVTPKANVNTQTLVVQPLQQASTIAEKGPVPIQPKTAQGQRLPVQLPPRHPPPILPAPPSNTQHNTPHIPVQLVGARQGLTGNAQAVALALARSSTAQESTAGGNVNTVSNNSAMIKPAIGSLKRKSDSDAPNEMATESSDSTPMKDSAPPLSPAPTKDSAPPVAAAFSSPPTLSLPLPLSRVGHGDKDRAPVPQAVVKPQVLTHLIEGFVIQEGAEPFPVAGLLKDRDFALVGRSENGPQLLKCEYCGSLAPASQFRGSKRFCSNTCAKRYNVSCSQHFKTSRGRSGAGLATPPAPTESAARRRGPSRRSSSNITCNNISSRHLSVKCHSESSRSEDVSSDGEEEEDDSPSLSPSSSHSCSRAERSAPPSDSSAPGSLPLDGANFLSATPAQWSVEEVFRFISSLQGCEELAAQFLSQEIDGQALLLLREDHLISTMNIKLGPALKICASINILRE; via the exons ATGGATGCAGGTGAAGACCAAAACACAGGCACCACCAATGGAAATCCTCAAACAAGCGGGAACTCTCGTGCACCCCAGATAGCCCACATGTCTCTATATGAGAGACAGGCTGTACAG gcTCTCCAAGCACTGCAAAGACAGCCAAATGCAGCTCAGTACTTCCAGCAGCTCATGTTGCAGCAGCAGATCAATAGTGCACAACTCCACAACTTGGCTGCTGTGCAACAG GCCACGCTTGCAGCCAGTCGTCAGTCCAATACCCCAAGTAACAGCATGTCCCAGACGACCACCACTGTAAGTTTTGTT GTCAACTTAAGCACCACATCTGCGGGAGGTACCATGACCAATTCCCGTCCTCACGGTCCAGCCACccctgcaacaacaacagctctcaaccaatcagtgcTGCTGGGTGGAAACTCTGCAGGACAAGGACAGATGTATCTTAGG GTCAACCGCTCTCTCAGGGCTCCCCTTGCCTCTCAGCTCATCTTCATGCCTGGTGGTACAGCAACAGTTGCCCAGACAcagccc cagcagcagcagcagcagcagcagcagcagcagcagcagcatgaagTCGCACCTACCACAGCCCAGTCTGACAATGATCAG gtGCAGAATCTGGCCTTACACTGTGCTTCCGCTCCTAGAGCAGTTGCTGTAAAGGCTGAGCTTCCAGAGAGGAAAGATATAGCTAGATTTCCTCTTggtcaacagcagcagcagcagcagacgtTTGCCCAGACATCTCAGCAGCAGCAAGTGCAaccacaacagcagcaacaaatgGCCAAAACCAACTTTACTCAGCAGTCCAATGCCAACACTATGACTCTAAAGAATGTTACTCCTGCTGCTTCTGTAGCTCCTTCCTCCACTTCCTCTCCAGCACTCCCTCTTTCCCAACTCCTCCTGTCCTCATCTGCTGCCCCCATGATCCTGGTGCCCACCTCAAATGTTCCTCCCACCACCCAGGGCTATACTATTGGCCCAGTGACCCCAAAAGCCAACGTTAATACGCAGACTCTGGTGGTGCAGCCCCTACAACAGGCCAGCACTATTGCAGAAAAAGGACCTGTGCCAATCCAGCCCAAGACAGCTCAAGGACAACGCTTACCTGTACAGCTGCCTCCTCGACACCCACCTCCCATTCTCCCAGCTCCACCTAGCAACACCCAGCACAACACTCCCCACATCCCTGTGCAGCTTGTGGGAGCCAGGCAGGGCTTAACAGGAAACGCACAGGCTGTGGCCCTGGCACTGGCACGAAGCAGCACGGCCCAGGAAAGTACAGCTGGCGGAAATGTTAACACAGTCTCCAACAACAGCGCTATG ATAAAGCCTGCTATTGGTTCTCTGAAGAGAAAATCTGACAGTGACGCGCCAAATGAGATGGCGACAGAATCTTCAGACTCTACACCCATGAAAGATTCTGCTCCCCCCTTATCCCCTGCCCCGACAAAGGACTCGG CTCCTCCTGTAGCAGCTGCCTTCTCATCCCCTCCCACCCTGTCCTTGCCTCTGCCCTTGTCAAGAGTCGGGCATGGGGACAAAGACAGAGCGCCTGTTCCCCAGGCAGTGGTCAAACCTCAAGTCCTCACCCACCTCATAGAGGGATTTGTCATCCAGGAGGGAGCTGAGCCCTTCCCT GTTGCTGGACTCCTCAAAGACAGAGATTTCGCCTTGGTTGGCCGCTCTGAAAATGGACCTCAAT TGTTAAAGTGTGAGTACTGTGGAAGCCTTGCCCCAGCCAGCCAGTTCAGAGGATCAAAGAGGTTCTGTTCAAATACTTGTGCCAAGAG GTATAATGTGAGCTGCAGCCAACACTTCAAGACAAGCAGAGGGAGGAGTGGGGCAGGGCTGGCAACGCCTCCAGCACCCACTGAGAGCGCCGCTAGGCGAAGAGGCCCCTCTCGCAGGAGCAGTTCTAATATCACCTGTAATAACATTTCAAGCAGGCATCTATCTGTTAAG TGTCACTCTGAGTCCAGTCGCTCGGAGGACGTATCCAGCGAcggggaagaagaggaggacgaTTCTCCTTCACTGTCCCCAAGCTCTTCACACTCCTGCTCTAGAGCTGAGCGTAGCGCTCCTCCGTCTGACAGCTCAGCTCCTGGTAGCCTCCCACTAGATGGGGCTAACTTTCTCTCAGCAACTCCTGCTCAGTGGAGTGTGGAAGAAGTCTTCAGATTTATCTCTTCACTTCAAG GCTGTGAAGAGTTGGCTGCCCAGTTTCTGTCACAGGAAATAGACGGGCAGGCTCTGCTGCTCCTGCGAGAGGACCATCTCATCTCCACCATGAATATCAAGCTGGGTCCTGCTCTCAAGATCTGTGCCTCCATCAACATCCTGCGTGAGTGA
- the phc1 gene encoding polyhomeotic-like protein 1 isoform X2: MDAGEDQNTGTTNGNPQTSGNSRAPQIAHMSLYERQAVQALQALQRQPNAAQYFQQLMLQQQINSAQLHNLAAVQQATLAASRQSNTPSNSMSQTTTTVNLSTTSAGGTMTNSRPHGPATPATTTALNQSVLLGGNSAGQGQMYLRVNRSLRAPLASQLIFMPGGTATVAQTQPQQQQQQQQQQQQQHEVAPTTAQSDNDQVQNLALHCASAPRAVAVKAELPERKDIARFPLGQQQQQQQTFAQTSQQQQVQPQQQQQMAKTNFTQQSNANTMTLKNVTPAASVAPSSTSSPALPLSQLLLSSSAAPMILVPTSNVPPTTQGYTIGPVTPKANVNTQTLVVQPLQQASTIAEKGPVPIQPKTAQGQRLPVQLPPRHPPPILPAPPSNTQHNTPHIPVQLVGARQGLTGNAQAVALALARSSTAQESTAGGNVNTVSNNSAMIKPAIGSLKRKSDSDAPNEMATESSDSTPMKDSAPPLSPAPTKDSAPPVAAAFSSPPTLSLPLPLSRVGHGDKDRAPVPQAVVKPQVLTHLIEGFVIQEGAEPFPVAGLLKDRDFALVGRSENGPQLLKCEYCGSLAPASQFRGSKRFCSNTCAKRYNVSCSQHFKTSRGRSGAGLATPPAPTESAARRRGPSRRSSSNITCNNISSRHLSVKCHSESSRSEDVSSDGEEEEDDSPSLSPSSSHSCSRAERSAPPSDSSAPGSLPLDGANFLSATPAQWSVEEVFRFISSLQGCEELAAQFLSQEIDGQALLLLREDHLISTMNIKLGPALKICASINILRE, translated from the exons ATGGATGCAGGTGAAGACCAAAACACAGGCACCACCAATGGAAATCCTCAAACAAGCGGGAACTCTCGTGCACCCCAGATAGCCCACATGTCTCTATATGAGAGACAGGCTGTACAG gcTCTCCAAGCACTGCAAAGACAGCCAAATGCAGCTCAGTACTTCCAGCAGCTCATGTTGCAGCAGCAGATCAATAGTGCACAACTCCACAACTTGGCTGCTGTGCAACAG GCCACGCTTGCAGCCAGTCGTCAGTCCAATACCCCAAGTAACAGCATGTCCCAGACGACCACCACT GTCAACTTAAGCACCACATCTGCGGGAGGTACCATGACCAATTCCCGTCCTCACGGTCCAGCCACccctgcaacaacaacagctctcaaccaatcagtgcTGCTGGGTGGAAACTCTGCAGGACAAGGACAGATGTATCTTAGG GTCAACCGCTCTCTCAGGGCTCCCCTTGCCTCTCAGCTCATCTTCATGCCTGGTGGTACAGCAACAGTTGCCCAGACAcagccc cagcagcagcagcagcagcagcagcagcagcagcagcagcatgaagTCGCACCTACCACAGCCCAGTCTGACAATGATCAG gtGCAGAATCTGGCCTTACACTGTGCTTCCGCTCCTAGAGCAGTTGCTGTAAAGGCTGAGCTTCCAGAGAGGAAAGATATAGCTAGATTTCCTCTTggtcaacagcagcagcagcagcagacgtTTGCCCAGACATCTCAGCAGCAGCAAGTGCAaccacaacagcagcaacaaatgGCCAAAACCAACTTTACTCAGCAGTCCAATGCCAACACTATGACTCTAAAGAATGTTACTCCTGCTGCTTCTGTAGCTCCTTCCTCCACTTCCTCTCCAGCACTCCCTCTTTCCCAACTCCTCCTGTCCTCATCTGCTGCCCCCATGATCCTGGTGCCCACCTCAAATGTTCCTCCCACCACCCAGGGCTATACTATTGGCCCAGTGACCCCAAAAGCCAACGTTAATACGCAGACTCTGGTGGTGCAGCCCCTACAACAGGCCAGCACTATTGCAGAAAAAGGACCTGTGCCAATCCAGCCCAAGACAGCTCAAGGACAACGCTTACCTGTACAGCTGCCTCCTCGACACCCACCTCCCATTCTCCCAGCTCCACCTAGCAACACCCAGCACAACACTCCCCACATCCCTGTGCAGCTTGTGGGAGCCAGGCAGGGCTTAACAGGAAACGCACAGGCTGTGGCCCTGGCACTGGCACGAAGCAGCACGGCCCAGGAAAGTACAGCTGGCGGAAATGTTAACACAGTCTCCAACAACAGCGCTATG ATAAAGCCTGCTATTGGTTCTCTGAAGAGAAAATCTGACAGTGACGCGCCAAATGAGATGGCGACAGAATCTTCAGACTCTACACCCATGAAAGATTCTGCTCCCCCCTTATCCCCTGCCCCGACAAAGGACTCGG CTCCTCCTGTAGCAGCTGCCTTCTCATCCCCTCCCACCCTGTCCTTGCCTCTGCCCTTGTCAAGAGTCGGGCATGGGGACAAAGACAGAGCGCCTGTTCCCCAGGCAGTGGTCAAACCTCAAGTCCTCACCCACCTCATAGAGGGATTTGTCATCCAGGAGGGAGCTGAGCCCTTCCCT GTTGCTGGACTCCTCAAAGACAGAGATTTCGCCTTGGTTGGCCGCTCTGAAAATGGACCTCAAT TGTTAAAGTGTGAGTACTGTGGAAGCCTTGCCCCAGCCAGCCAGTTCAGAGGATCAAAGAGGTTCTGTTCAAATACTTGTGCCAAGAG GTATAATGTGAGCTGCAGCCAACACTTCAAGACAAGCAGAGGGAGGAGTGGGGCAGGGCTGGCAACGCCTCCAGCACCCACTGAGAGCGCCGCTAGGCGAAGAGGCCCCTCTCGCAGGAGCAGTTCTAATATCACCTGTAATAACATTTCAAGCAGGCATCTATCTGTTAAG TGTCACTCTGAGTCCAGTCGCTCGGAGGACGTATCCAGCGAcggggaagaagaggaggacgaTTCTCCTTCACTGTCCCCAAGCTCTTCACACTCCTGCTCTAGAGCTGAGCGTAGCGCTCCTCCGTCTGACAGCTCAGCTCCTGGTAGCCTCCCACTAGATGGGGCTAACTTTCTCTCAGCAACTCCTGCTCAGTGGAGTGTGGAAGAAGTCTTCAGATTTATCTCTTCACTTCAAG GCTGTGAAGAGTTGGCTGCCCAGTTTCTGTCACAGGAAATAGACGGGCAGGCTCTGCTGCTCCTGCGAGAGGACCATCTCATCTCCACCATGAATATCAAGCTGGGTCCTGCTCTCAAGATCTGTGCCTCCATCAACATCCTGCGTGAGTGA